The Acipenser ruthenus chromosome 28, fAciRut3.2 maternal haplotype, whole genome shotgun sequence sequence GTTGAGTTGCCTATGATTCAAGTGGTTTTGAAAAACAGATAGCAATATCCGACAGTATTACAAAACCAAACCATACTTACTAAGCAGCGAGTTGTCTGAATAGGGATAACCTATTGAATCCTGGCCCTGCCCAGGTACAAGGCCAGCTGGCGGAATGTCTGGAGTGCCACCATTGTGAATCTGAAAAAGTGTTAACAAATGTTACTCGTGGCTTAAACAAAACATTCTAAAATGTGATTTACCGCTAGTTCCACAATAACATGAAAAAGTACTATAAATCATGTTGGTAAAATCAGGACAACTATACAGTAAAATCTTTatgttgtaaatatatacattttccaATACTAGATAAATTTGACACCGCATGCAAAACTAATATATATGACTGTAACAGCACTATAATAGCATACAAACACAAGAAACATGCAATTATGAAAAacttctgtttctttctattgcTCTAAACTAATTGTTCTTGAAAAGCAAGGTGCGGCCTAATCATCACAATAAGAGCAGACATCCATCACAGTCCTTGCGGTCCTCCTACCTTCTTGCCTCCCGGGGAGGAGGTGTCGGGAGGGGGTGTGCTGGTGAAGTTCAGAGGACTGGAACCACAGCTGGATGGCGAAGACCCTCTAATCCTATCAAACCAAAAGGCCAGCTCATTAAGACAAGTGCAATGCAACACTCAACGCTGTTAACAGGTTTTGTTTAGCAGGTTTTACAAAGCGGTAAAGTTTTACTTTGATATCTaatttacagaaatgtatttaggTGTGCCTTAAGATAACATGAAAaccaatgcatttaaaatgaccACGTGCAAACAGTTTTGTTAGTTCATGAAGCCCATGTGTTACCTGTATCAATATAAAAAATTCTATTGAGTTTCTGCAATTCTTCCCACCCCAAAACATTAGCAAGTttttcacaaaaaacacacacattagcaAGTTTCCTTGGGCCTCACCTTTGCATCTCCATGACTTCCTCAGCGATCATGCGGCCGATTTTACCAGCTCCTGCTCGCGTACCTCCTGGAATGCCAGGGACTGTCGGAAGGGCTCTCTTTACCGCACCTGCAATAGCCACAAAGCCTGATTTTCACTTCTGCTGTTCTGTCATAAGCAGATAACAAAGACATACATTACAGTAATACATATCTGAGCAGAAGTGAGGTGCTTTGTACTATCTGAATTCAATTAAGCAATGAACAAGAGGGCTTTATTGCAATTCTATATTAATATGGATTAAGACTAAAACAGAGGTTATTGGTACTGTTAGTAAAACTTTGATATTCATCCAAGGCTCAATAATTTAAAGTTAAATATCTcatgtaaaattaaaataaatggtgtTCTACATTTTTAACAtaagtacactgctgtgcaaaagtcttagacatgttgcatttttttactctgatgcattatgagcagaTTCTTGTGCATATTTGAGCCTTTTATTCTTGtttccctttcttaacagaggtattcttactgcaaaacatcctttaagtcctgatttcaaaagtgaccttcgtactgttgatttgatggacaacgacacctgtgccttctgccagtttgttgtcaattcaacgcttgccttctttctattccttaaggatattatattcaagtattgctcatccttgttagacagctttttgggtcttccagtcctgggtttgtcaattacagatgatgtttctctgtacttgttgattatgcttcggataccacagtttgaaaatcaagtgatgcaagccatttcactcaatgtttttccttctttctgCAAGTCAAGGTTgctataatagtagaaaacactggtggaggctttgagtaaattatgatgctcataatgcatcagagtagaaaaatgtaaCATGTCTAACAAACATATATTCACATAGTTAGTCCCATACATTTTGGTTAGAATTTAAAATCTGTTGGTACACAGTATATACTGTTAAACACTACAAGGATAAAACATCCATGTTCCACTCCCTTAACCATGTAATAACTATATACATTTCTGTGTGCTTCACTAGGGCATACAATTTCTGTTTAAATAATTGTAAAATTTGAAATTAAAGGCTAATAAATGAATGAAGCGTGCCAATATGTGGTCCTACCATCTCCTGCTTGAAGTACACTGTCCATACTGTGAGGGGACGCAGCGAGCTGGGGAAAGATAGGGTCTGCCCCATCAAGTGTGCTGCCCCTGAAACAGGAGGGTTGTGGCATTAATTCCAGTTACTCCACTGCTACATACAGTCCTGTACTCAAGAtttatattcacacacacacaagatccCAGAAATATTGTACAGATTTCTGAAAGCAGTGACGAATCTGAACACTTTAACTATTATGATTCACAATGCCACATGCACATTGTTTGTGTCAACACCTGCCACAATCAGGATGCAAGAAAGACACTCATGCAACCCTCTCACTTATAAACTGTTTAACAAACAACTTGATGAacataaatgtacagtatgattTATATAATAGAAGGCTTCTATTCAAAGTGAATATGAATAGCTAGCGTGCAAAGTCTCTTTCGGAAACaccctgttttttatttttttaatttagagtggcCAATTACTGTAACCTTGatttttctcctcaatttagaatgcccagttATGTTCCGTCATTGCAGctattccccacacagctcaggagaactgaaggtacagtgggtgtcctccgatcccacaaccaagccaatttcctcttttacacccaggaacctgACAGCGGACATCAGCGAGCTAGCGGCCCCTGGAGGATAAAGGCTGGCACTACGGCTGTCGCCTGAGCTCACTAGGTGCCTAGCCAgcactgtagcacgatgaggaaaaacagtccctgatggctttgcctccctaacctgcctCCAAAATCCCTAGCGATGCCAGGAACGCGAACCAGCGGTTctgactgtacgactcaccctgcacaccaggaGACCATatttttaccaggtgagccactttgGGACCCCTGACCCTGCTTTTAACAGATAGTGAGTGTGTATCAGTCTTTGAAACTCTCTGCTTAATTGAAGTAGTTCACCAGGACACGAACCCCACCTCATTTTCAGAAGTATCCCAGGAGACACCACGCGCAGACACAAGCAACCTGTTCCATTACTTTCTCAGCCAGCTTCAATTAAAATTATAACCACAGATAACACAGTGACAAGCTTCTTAGCACAGATGCATCACACTTATTTAGTTGGTTAAATGTACAATCTGAACATCCAACAGAATGAGTcaatttcagctttttaaaaattcaCTCAAACTCAAAAAAAAGAGTGCTGTTATTATGCCATAAAAAGCTTGACCTAGAAGCTGTAGAAAATGCAATTACTTACGAAACAACTGTGTTAGTAGAAACAATACACTCGACTTCTTTGGTCCAGGGGTTCATGAAACTGAACCAACGGCTTCTCAGTGTGATAAAAGACCCGtcctttattttaaacttgtaaCAGTTGGTTGTTATTTTTTCTCGTGTCTGTAGaactgataataaaaaaaagaataattaggggctcccgagtggcgcatccagtaaaggcgctccgtgcaggatgtgccctatagcctggagatcgcaagttcgaatccaggctatgtcacagccgaccgtgaccgggagttcctagggggcggcgcacaattggctgagcgctgcccgggtagggagggcttaggtcggcaggggaatccacggctcaccgcgcaccagcgacccctgtggccgatagggcgcctgtggttctgcagtggagccgccagatctgtgttgtcctccggcactataggtctggtggcattgctgtggatctgcagtgcgaaaaatgacggcttggcaggagcacgtttcggaggacgcgtgttccagccgccgtttcctgagtcggcgggggggttgcgagcggtgagccgaggatacagataataattgggcatactaaattggggagaaaactggggtaaaaaattggcgacgactaaatttaaaaaaaaaaaaaaaagaataattaataaTACACTGTAATCCAACAATATCGTTTATTCAGAAAGGACAAAGCATTTGAAGCACATGTTTCTTATCCTGCCGTATGCAAGATTAGGATAAtgaggatatatatttttttttaaccaaagcaGCATGTTGGGTTTAATACTGCTGACAGCATGGCAGATATCCTGTTCCAGAGCCAACTCAATCTAGTAGTAATCAAAACCTCCATGACCTTCCAATCCAGGCACTGCTTCAAAACTATTAGGCTGTTCTGGTTGTACTCTCAGTGCTATTGCTATGACAGCTAGTGCACCCGAGCACAAATCACAAGGTCATTTATATACTAGGAATTGTACTTAATTATAATGGGTTACAGACCAGTGTGGCTTGTTTGATCGTGATTCAGTCCATGAAAATATATCTTTCATCActagatttttattttgcttggtTATTGTAGCACTGTCCAAGTACTCCTTGTGTATTGATACTGAGTTTTAAACAAGTTGCTATAAACGTTGACATATTAGGACAATCTACCTTGTCTGTGACACTCTGCAAGATGTCCAATGTCATCTTGATGAAAATATTCATAAAACGATGTGCCCAGAAGTTCTTGGGGTAAATATGCAAGGATCGCTGTAGCcctaaaatacacaaaataaaaaaacaagagtaATTGAAATAGAACCAAGTAGTTCTCAGTAACAGAAGTATAGacctttaaattatatatatatatatatatatatatatatatatatatatatatatatatatatagttaattacCCTTCAGTCGCTTCAACACTCAGCTGAGACTTTATTGGATGTGAAACTGCTAAATTGGAGACAGTTTTCTTGGGAGCTCAAAGCTGTAACAGTaatttgtatttctgtctgtctccATGCATATTGGGGCCACAAAGGTGAAAAGCAAAATCGCATTATGGAAGCATGCGCTCCTTGTTAACTCTGCAAAAAGGGTTCTGATGTAATGCATCTTGACTTTTCTAATGAGTTAATAATAGAAattaaacgttttttaaaaaatctttctgTGACGATTACACAATAAGATGTGCTCTTACCTTTGATCTACGAACACAAACTTCCCATCTATGGCATGGCGCGAGACGTACTCTGTGGGTTTCACCCGGATGTCCCCGTTCATTGGCTGCGGTACTATATGAGGATGCAAACGTCCGATCGCTACAAGGCAGCTGAGGTTGCAGCCTTCATTGTCTGTCTCGTTATCTTCATCCAGTCCCATTTTTGTAGGAGGCCAACTTTTTAAATATCCAGTGCTATGGATTGTACAAAAGCTTTTGCGGTCTgctgcaaaaaacaaataaaaaacatgggGAAAGCTTaagcattcacaattctaaaTGGCAGATTCCACTATAACCGAAGTTCTGTGAAGCACAGTGTTGTCTGGCAGGCGGTGGTTATTACCTTTCTTTTTGGAACACGTGGATGGGAAATCCTTGTCTTCCACTTTTACCGAAGGCCTGTTGCATTTCATCTTGCAGAAAAAGGAGCGCCTTGCTCCGGAACACAGTCTTGAAGGGCCAGGTGCAATATCTGTCTTCACAGGTAGGCCAGCTGTAGAACAGTAACAGAAATATTTTCTTGGACCTATTGATAGTACCTAGTAGTGCCAGCGCaacattactttttaaacactCTGTGGCATGTCGTGTTTGCAAGCTAGCTTCAAAAATCTCAAGTTCTAAATGCTTTTCAGGTTGGGTCTTTTCCCAGTTTTGTTTGCCAACAGGGTTAGTGGCttgttgcataaattaaatacattaggCATTTCCTGAGTTCTTCATTGGTAAAATCTTACttcttaaaaatgtactgtatagtaaTCAGAAATCAGAAACACCATTACTTTTGGCATCTATGAGTCTTTCCCGTGGCGCA is a genomic window containing:
- the LOC117435077 gene encoding basic helix-loop-helix ARNT-like protein 1, translated to MIGWKVDAGFQRRHWLESRLVVRHLLKAESRSETTAAYRCTFLLYLNELTKLLPYDLMADQRMDISSTMNDFLSPGPTDLISSSLNAAGLDYSRKRKGSSTDYQLDGFSFEDGMDTDKDKQLGRECSDQQGRIKNAREAHSQIEKRRRDKMNSFIDELASLVPTCNAMSRKLDKLTVLRMAVQHMKTLRGAANPYTEANYKPAFLSDDELKHLILRAADGFLFVVGCDRGKILFVSESVYKILNYSQNDLIGQSLFDYLHPKDIPKVKEQLSSSDTAPRERLIDAKTGLPVKTDIAPGPSRLCSGARRSFFCKMKCNRPSVKVEDKDFPSTCSKKKADRKSFCTIHSTGYLKSWPPTKMGLDEDNETDNEGCNLSCLVAIGRLHPHIVPQPMNGDIRVKPTEYVSRHAIDGKFVFVDQRATAILAYLPQELLGTSFYEYFHQDDIGHLAECHRQVLQTREKITTNCYKFKIKDGSFITLRSRWFSFMNPWTKEVECIVSTNTVVSGSTLDGADPIFPQLAASPHSMDSVLQAGDGAVKRALPTVPGIPGGTRAGAGKIGRMIAEEVMEMQRIRGSSPSSCGSSPLNFTSTPPPDTSSPGGKKIHNGGTPDIPPAGLVPGQGQDSIGYPYSDNSLLSDNSHIGIEMMDNDQGSSSPSNDEAAMAVIMSLLEADAGLGGPVDFSDLPWPL